DNA from Deinococcus deserti VCD115:
GGGAAATTGCGCGCCCTGGTCGTTTCGGTGAAACGGGATGCGCCAGCAGTCCACAGGTGAAGGATGTTCCGGATGGTCCTTGGGATAGACCGGCAGCGTGCCCCAGGTCGACCTCTTCAAGGCTGAGCGTGGAAAGTAACTGGAATTCTGCGCCTGATCAGGGAAGCAGGGTTGTTCATCTGGCTGGGCGCAGGCATAGGGATAGCAACTTTCGAAGGCGTCCCAGACAGCCTGGAAAGTAAGCGCCTGGTTACCGGTCCCGCATGGCGCTCACCAGGGCAAGGCGTTACATCTCTGCTGAACCAGCGCGGCGCTCGTTCAAGGAACTAGGTATAGCGCGGTCCCAACAAGGGTCACTCCCTGCCTCATGACAGTGCGGTGGTTCCTGTCTTGATGACTGCAAACCTTGGAAAAGCGGCTCGCCTAAACTGCACTCTCTTGACAAGGCAGCCTGTGAAGACTTCCCTCTGACCGGCATATGGGTCAAGAACGGGGCCGGGATGGGCCGGGTCCTGAAGGTCTTCACGATTGACAAAGGAATTTCGCTGGCTGTGTGTTGTTTCCCTATGCTCACCTCACAAGGAAGACGGTACCCCGAATCTCGGATAATTCACTGGTTGTCTGACTTCAAGGTCCGCCCAGTGATGGCAGTCGGGGAGAAGGACCTGCCCCTTGTTCACAGGATGAAGCGTCTCGTTTTGAGCCGTATGTGGACGCCTGGCTACGCCTGGTCCCGTTGTTTCTGGAACTGCTTTGCTGAGGAGTGCAGCGATGGATTTTAGGGATGACCCTCCGCAACCCGCTTCTCTGATCCAGGCCGGTGCCGGACTGACCGGGGCCATTGCCACGGCCCTCCTACAGACGTCGCTGGACTGCATGATCGTTATAGACCAGAACAACCTGGTGGTGGAATGGAACCCGGCAGCGGAGCAGGTGTTTTCCTACAGCCGTCAGGACACGTTAGGAAGGAATCTGAGCACGCTGATTATCCCGCCTGCGTTCCGCGAGGGCCATGAACGAGGCATGCGCCGGTACCTGACCACACGTATTCCCCGTATCGCCAACCGTGTCAAGGTTTTTGCTCAGCGCCGCAATGGCGATACCTTTCCCTGCGAAATCGCCTTTCATCCCCTGGAGTTCAGCGGCTCTACCTTCTTTGCTGCCGTATTGCGTGACATCAGCGAACAGATTCGTACCGAGGAGGTCCTGCGGGAAAGCGAGGAGCGGTACCGTACGATCTTTGATCAGGCGGCTCTGGGGATTGCCCATGTCAGTGTGAAGGGGCACTGGGAGCGCGTGAATCAGACGCTTTGCCATATCCTGGGATACACGCATGAAGACCTTCTGGCGCTGACCTATCCGGACGTAACGCACCAGGACGATCTGGAGCAGGTCAAGGAGCATGCCGAACTGCTGCTGTCGGATGGAGTCCATACCTCGTGCATTCAGCACCGCTTCGTTCGCCGGGACCAGTCTGTGGTGTGGGTGAAAGTCACGAGTTCTGTGATGCGCAAGGCAAGCGGCGAGGCCCAGTCGTTTATCGCCATGGTCGAAGACATCACTGAGATCCAGCGCGCGGAGGAGGAACTTCGGTTGGCCGCAGAGGATCTCGAACGGCGTGTCGAGGCCCGTACGGCTGACCTGACGAACCTCAGCGCGCAGCTTCAGACGCAGGTGCTCGAACTTGAGCAGCGGAACCGTGAAACGCGTCTCCTGGGTGAAATGAGCGACATGCTGCAGGCCTGCCTGACTATTTCGGAAGTTGAACAGGTGGTGGCGCAACATGCCTCCGAATTGTTTCCGGGCGTGGGCGGGGCATTGTATGCCTTCGAATCGTCCAGGACAGTTCTTCAGGAGACCATCAGCTGGAACGGTGGCAGCTCAAGTTCGTCGGTCTTTGTGCCGGTCGAATGCTGGGGCCTGCGCCGGGGCCGACCCTTCTCGGCCCTCGGCGAGGAAGGGCTTCATTGCCGTCACAGTTCTGCCTCTCATTCCACCCTGTGTGTTCCGATGTTGGCCCAGGGAGAAACGGTCGGACTCCTGCACCTGGAGGCTGGCAGTGCAGCGCCGTTGACCAGGCGGCAGGAACGGCTTGCGCAGACCGTTGCTGAGACGGCGGCCCTGGCAATCGTGAACTTAAGGCTCCGCGAGAGCCTTCGTCAGCAGTCCATCCGGGATCCCCTGACGGGGCTCTACAACCGGCGTTACCTGGAGGAATCCTTCGAACGCGAACTGCACCGCGCTCAGCGCAGTGATGATCCTATTGCCGTCATCATGCTGGATATCGACCATTTCAAACACTTCAATGACTCGCACGGTCATGAGGCCGGGGATGAACTGCTGCGGGCCCTGGGTCAGCTCCTGTCAGGATGTATCCGCGCGGAGGATGTGGCCTGCCGCTACGGGGGAGAGGAGTTCGCTATGGTGTTTCCCGGCATGACTCTGGACCAGGCGACACGGTGGGCCGATCAGCTGCGCCATACGGTCGAAAGCACACAGTTCGCAAGTCGCGGTGAAGCCCTGGAGCAGGTCAGCGTCTCCCTTGGTGTAGCCGCCTTTCCGCAGCATGGCCGCCATCTGGCCGATCTGATCCGGGCTGCGGACGCTGCCTTGTACCGGGCAAAACGCGAGGGGCGAAACCGTGTCATCACGGCAGACGGTGCCTCAAGATAAGCATCAGCGCAAGCTGATGAAGTGGCCAGCGATCGACCTGAAGCTGCCATCACTGGAAATGTTGACGCTTTTACCCGCATGCACAGTCCGAATCAGGCAGTGATCTGGAACTACCTGGTTGAGGATAATGGTCACAACGAAATCCATAGGAATTCATAGATGCACACTTTGATGCCTTTTCGGTGTCGTAGTGCACTGTCATTGTGCGTACCTGCGGGAACACATGCGAGGCTGACGTCGGGTGCTGGAAGGTTGCTGCCCCAGGGCTTATGCACACTTTTGGCTGGATCCGGTGACGTCTGGTTGGCAGAGGTTGGCCTAGATATGCCAGAGACGGCATTCTGGGTGTGATGACCGATGACGGAACACCACGGCGCTACCTGCAGGTTCAGCAGCGCCTTCAGGAAATGCTTGATGGCGGGGATTACCAACCCGGAGACAAGGTGCCGTCCGAGCGGGAACTGGCCCAGACCCTGGGAGTCAGTCGCATGACGGTTCGCCGCGCGGTGGATAACCTCGTGAAACTGGGGTTACTGGAGCGTGACAGCACGACAGGCACCCGGGTCAGCACACCCAGGGTCCGGCGTCTGCTGAACCATGCCCACCTGCACAGCATCACGCAAATGGTGGCGGCCACAGGTGGACGGGCAGGGGGAAAGCTGCTGGAGTTTCTGGTCACCCCTGCCTCGGTAGGTGTGGCGGAGAAACTGCTTGTGCCGGCAGGAAGTCCGGTTGTGACGATTCGTCGACTGAGGCTGGTGGATGACATGCCGTTCTGTCTGGAAACCAGTTATCTGCCGGCGCGGCGCGTACCTGGGCTGGCAGCTGAGGACCTGTTGGAGGGAGGGTCCCTGTATGAGCTGCTGGAGGCGCGGTATGGGATTGCAGCGGCGGTAGGGGAGAGCCTGATCAGTGTCTCATTCGCGACCGTATCTGAAGCGCAGGCCTTGAAGTTGCCTGTGAATCATGCCGTGTTGCTGTACCGGTCGGTTGTGCAGGATACACAGGGGCAACCGTTCGAGTATCTGAAATCGGTGAACCATCCGGGGCTCGTGGTGTTCAACATCGGCGAGGGACGGCCTGGACCTCAGGAAGGATAGATGGAACGGCGTCTTGACGAAGCAGGCTCCTCCCCTTACGCTTGGTCTATACCAAGTAGACCAAGGAGTTGCATGACCATTTCAGATGCTGGCCCGGCCGTTGTGGCCTCACCCATCAACCGCGAGCTCATTATCAACAGCCTGCAAGGCGCACTGCAGGCCAAGAACGCAGCGGCAACGCTTGGCCGCGACCTCGCTCACCAGATCGACCGCATCTATTTCGTGGCCTGCGGTGCCCCCAACCGCGTCATGCTCAGCCTGGAGTACTGGCTGGATCATGCGCGCACCGACCTGCAGGTCAAACGGTACTTCCCGGCTGAATTCCTGGCGATGCAACCTCACCTGGACGAGCGCACCCTGGTGATCCTTGCGTCGAAGTCCGGCACGACACAGGAAACCGTTCAGGCAGCGCAGTTCCTGCGGAGCCAGCCCTGCCGCACGCTCGTCGTCACGACAACAGCCGACAAGCCCCTTGCGCAGGGCGCACAGCACCTGTTCCTGATGGGTGAAACCGAACAGGCGCACACCGGCATCTACATCGTGCTGCAGGGCCTGATGGCCGGACTGCTCGACGCCCGGCACGGCTACCCGCTGTACGACCAGGTGATGCGCTCGCTGGACGCCCTGCCCGCTGTCCTGGTGGAGTCCGCCGAAGTCAGCGACGCCAGGGGACGCGCCGACGCGCACACCTACCGGGACGACCATACCCTCTACCACCTGGCGTCCGGCCCGGTCTTTACCACCGCGTACGTGTTCGGCGTATGCATGCTCATGGAAATGCAGTGGCTGCACAGCGTGCCGTTTGAGGCGGCAGAATGGTTTCACGGTCCGTTCGAAATTCTGGACGCGCAGACCCCTGTCATGGTGCTCCTCGGTGAGGATCCCAGCCGTCCGCTGGCCGAGCGGGCCCTGACCTTCTGCCGCAAGTACACCAACCGCGTGATGAAGTACGACTCCCGGGACCTGCCCATGACCGGCGTCGATCCCGAAGTGCGCGCCCTCTTTGCCCCTTACGCCCTTCAGGCTGCTCTCAACCGCTTTGCTGAGCATCTGGCAGCCGAGCGCAACCACTCGCTGGACACCCGGCGGTACATGTGGGTCACGGACTACTGACATGCCCCGCCTGCTTGGCATCGGTGACAACACAGTAGACCTCTACCTGAGCGACGGCACCATGTACCCCGGCGGGAACGCCGTAAACGTGGCGGTACTCAGCGCCAGGCTCGGGCATTCAGCCAGTTACGTTGGCTGCGTCGGCACGGACGCCGCTGGAGAACTGATCCTCAGCGCTCTGCGTGCAGAAGGCGTAGACCTGAGCCATTGCCGTCAGATGGAGGGCATGACCTCCTGGAGCGGCATTGAGCACCGTGACGGGGACCGTTATTTCGTCGGCAGTGCCCCCGGGGTACAGGGCGAGTGGACCCTCACCGAAGCCGACCTGACGTTCACCGCCGCACATGACCTGGTGCACACCAGCATCTACAGCCGGCTGGACGATGCTCTGCCGCGCATCCGGCAGGCCGCTGCTCTCCTGTCCTATGACTTTTCATCCGAGTGGACAACGGACCTGCTGGCCCGCGTTGCTCCGCAACTGGACGTGGCCTTCCTCTCGGCCGGGGAAGACCCGCTGCCAGAGGCGACCGCGCTTGCCGAGGAGGTCGCTGGGTACGGTGCTGGCGTTGTTGTTGTGACGCGCGGTGCACGGGGGGCGCTGGCTCTGACCGACACCGTGCTCTATACGCAGAATCCCGTGCCGGCAGCGGTGGTCGATACTCTGGGTGCCGGAGACGCCTTTATTACGGCGTTCCTGCACTGCTGGGCCACCCACCATGACGTTCCCGCAGCCCTAACGGCCGGGGCGCACGAAGCCGCACGCAACTGTGCCGTACACGGCGCCTTCGGTTACGGCACTCCCATTCCTGCTCATCATCTCGCCCGGCCCTGAACCTCACGTCATAAGGAGAAGCCCATGTGTCATACCCGGATGTCTGCCCTGCTGGTTCTGGTTCCCGCCCTGTGCGCTGCTGCGCCTGCTCACGCTGCGACCCTCGCGCAGGTCAAGGCGTCGGGTGTTCTGCGGCTCGCTACCGAAGGCAACTACCCGCCTTTCAACCATTACAAGAACAAGGCACTTACCGGGTTCGAAGTAGAGCTTGGGAACGCCATCGCAAAGCAGTTGGGCGTCAAGCCCCAGTGGACAACCGTGGTGTTTGAAAGCCTGCTGCTGGGTCTGGACCGGAACCGGTATGACCTGGTGATCGCCTCGCACGGCATCACGCCCGAGCGTCTGAAAGCGGTGACGTTCTCCACCCCGCACTACTGCAGCGGAGGCGTTCTTGTCGCCCGCCCCGGCGGTCCCCGAACGCTCGAGGATCTGAAGGGCAAAGTCGTAACCATGGGCGTGAACACCTCGTACCTCGGATATGTGCAGAAACTCCCGGGCATTGGAGGTGTGAAAACCTTTCCCACCACGAACGATCAGCTGAACGCCGTGTTGAACAACCGGGCAGACGCCATGGTTCTGGACCGGTTCAACGCGATCGACGCGAGCAAGGTGCTGCCAGGCAAACTGCAGATCGGGGATGTGGTGTTCCCGGAGCGGATCGGTATGGCCATGCGCAGGAACAACGCAGAACTCGAGCAGGCGGTGAACCGGGCCCTCGCCACCCTGATGGCGAACGGTACCTATACGAAGCTCTCTCAGGCCTACTTCGGGCAGGACGTACGGTGCCCCGTCACTC
Protein-coding regions in this window:
- a CDS encoding sensor domain-containing diguanylate cyclase; translated protein: MDFRDDPPQPASLIQAGAGLTGAIATALLQTSLDCMIVIDQNNLVVEWNPAAEQVFSYSRQDTLGRNLSTLIIPPAFREGHERGMRRYLTTRIPRIANRVKVFAQRRNGDTFPCEIAFHPLEFSGSTFFAAVLRDISEQIRTEEVLRESEERYRTIFDQAALGIAHVSVKGHWERVNQTLCHILGYTHEDLLALTYPDVTHQDDLEQVKEHAELLLSDGVHTSCIQHRFVRRDQSVVWVKVTSSVMRKASGEAQSFIAMVEDITEIQRAEEELRLAAEDLERRVEARTADLTNLSAQLQTQVLELEQRNRETRLLGEMSDMLQACLTISEVEQVVAQHASELFPGVGGALYAFESSRTVLQETISWNGGSSSSSVFVPVECWGLRRGRPFSALGEEGLHCRHSSASHSTLCVPMLAQGETVGLLHLEAGSAAPLTRRQERLAQTVAETAALAIVNLRLRESLRQQSIRDPLTGLYNRRYLEESFERELHRAQRSDDPIAVIMLDIDHFKHFNDSHGHEAGDELLRALGQLLSGCIRAEDVACRYGGEEFAMVFPGMTLDQATRWADQLRHTVESTQFASRGEALEQVSVSLGVAAFPQHGRHLADLIRAADAALYRAKREGRNRVITADGASR
- a CDS encoding GntR family transcriptional regulator, which produces MTDDGTPRRYLQVQQRLQEMLDGGDYQPGDKVPSERELAQTLGVSRMTVRRAVDNLVKLGLLERDSTTGTRVSTPRVRRLLNHAHLHSITQMVAATGGRAGGKLLEFLVTPASVGVAEKLLVPAGSPVVTIRRLRLVDDMPFCLETSYLPARRVPGLAAEDLLEGGSLYELLEARYGIAAAVGESLISVSFATVSEAQALKLPVNHAVLLYRSVVQDTQGQPFEYLKSVNHPGLVVFNIGEGRPGPQEG
- a CDS encoding SIS domain-containing protein, with amino-acid sequence MTISDAGPAVVASPINRELIINSLQGALQAKNAAATLGRDLAHQIDRIYFVACGAPNRVMLSLEYWLDHARTDLQVKRYFPAEFLAMQPHLDERTLVILASKSGTTQETVQAAQFLRSQPCRTLVVTTTADKPLAQGAQHLFLMGETEQAHTGIYIVLQGLMAGLLDARHGYPLYDQVMRSLDALPAVLVESAEVSDARGRADAHTYRDDHTLYHLASGPVFTTAYVFGVCMLMEMQWLHSVPFEAAEWFHGPFEILDAQTPVMVLLGEDPSRPLAERALTFCRKYTNRVMKYDSRDLPMTGVDPEVRALFAPYALQAALNRFAEHLAAERNHSLDTRRYMWVTDY
- a CDS encoding PfkB family carbohydrate kinase, which translates into the protein MPRLLGIGDNTVDLYLSDGTMYPGGNAVNVAVLSARLGHSASYVGCVGTDAAGELILSALRAEGVDLSHCRQMEGMTSWSGIEHRDGDRYFVGSAPGVQGEWTLTEADLTFTAAHDLVHTSIYSRLDDALPRIRQAAALLSYDFSSEWTTDLLARVAPQLDVAFLSAGEDPLPEATALAEEVAGYGAGVVVVTRGARGALALTDTVLYTQNPVPAAVVDTLGAGDAFITAFLHCWATHHDVPAALTAGAHEAARNCAVHGAFGYGTPIPAHHLARP
- a CDS encoding ABC transporter substrate-binding protein, which gives rise to MCHTRMSALLVLVPALCAAAPAHAATLAQVKASGVLRLATEGNYPPFNHYKNKALTGFEVELGNAIAKQLGVKPQWTTVVFESLLLGLDRNRYDLVIASHGITPERLKAVTFSTPHYCSGGVLVARPGGPRTLEDLKGKVVTMGVNTSYLGYVQKLPGIGGVKTFPTTNDQLNAVLNNRADAMVLDRFNAIDASKVLPGKLQIGDVVFPERIGMAMRRNNAELEQAVNRALATLMANGTYTKLSQAYFGQDVRCPVTPG